The Microplitis demolitor isolate Queensland-Clemson2020A chromosome 8, iyMicDemo2.1a, whole genome shotgun sequence genome has a segment encoding these proteins:
- the LOC128668459 gene encoding uncharacterized protein LOC128668459, giving the protein MSKRNTYGSICEIMAAAEIFPYRFEVYQGDCIIASVGEAIRCVKRLRFTGHDNNGHYDVYLSVLASKITGNNYISGGSVKQNGENVSFSVPKNQENVSMSFLSYKLIPNVASSCLNLNSDNYDKQSDENVSFLVPQTQENILAEVLLPQLIPNVELQSSSESVINDVNLLQSNGRKKRRKRVNYTIRKRQLRQATLNYTHCNSDVHRKATKKYASNNPHVSRAATTKYNEKRLQIKLMSWTLKALSGLSYEPSIDYQNDKIVNLGHRLPCSWCRALKWKDEAEGMCCSGGKIQLPTLQRYPEPLYSLLTYQHPISEHFLSSLRKYNGCFQMTSFGSKEVKEGSFMPTFKVQGQVYHRIGSLMVENNQQPSFLQIYFVGDDNREREIRCGICPGIKPELIHQLQNLLHEHDQYIKDFKVAIESVPKDQKEFQVIINADKKPPGEHRGRFNAQMAKEVAVIIVGQNFEKRDIILNSRDDKLKRISEIHRAYDTLQYPLMFCRGDDGYHINIPKRDEKTKRPLNKTVSASEFYSYRIMERNGEENHLLLFRTLLNHFLVDMYAKIETERLNWIRNHQTNLRSEEYVHLKDALTKTDGQITEIGKMVVLPSFFTGGPRYMHERTQDAMTYVRHFGRPDLFITFTCNPKWKEIEELLVQGQKSHDRHDLIVRIFHVKTKHMMNLLTKGCIFGKTKCHMYTVEWQKRGLPHIHILLWLEEKLRPESIDKVISAELPNQDQDQELYEIITTNMIHGPCGSFNRNSPCMVDGSCTKKYPKHLIKETQLGEDGYPKYRRRSPEDSGVTTIINEINIDNRWVVPYNPVLCRTFKAHINVEVCNSVKSIKYICKYINKGSDQAAFTVGDLDEVAKYEAGRYISTSEAVWRILSFPIHERFPPVMHLAVHLENGQRVFFNENNILNQINNSKTTLMAFFELCKVDNFAKKLLYCEVPAYYVWRKHQFHRRKQGKIVPGYLGIRKDHVIGRVYTVHPTNTECYYLRLLLHEVRGPESFTALRTIKEVIYLTFQEACRVMGLLEDDAHWDQTLAEVSISDSSYKIRELFAIMLVFCQVGDPIKLWDKYRDNFTDDIKRRMSRNRENSELDVDIVYNQCLINLEDMVIAMSGKTLLQFGLTSPSREQESGIINQQYLNKLAYDTDKLTEEVIKSVPILNKEQKEAYESTLNSVVSDSGRLFFLDASGETGKTFLINLLLAKIRSEKSIAIAVASSGIAASLIDGGKTAHSTFKLPLEMNHSDNIRCNISKQSCMSHVIREAKLIVWDECTMAHKNAIEALNRTLKDIRNSDRIIGGIIVVLAGDFRQTIPVVPRDINKIGVNCSSWLKERAILTPTNDSANSINNYLIEKLSTNQMKYKSIDTVVDVDDAVHYPVEFLHTLNPPGIPSHILNLKIRAPIMLLRNLNPPKLCNGTRLQVKNLHKNIIEATILTGKHKGEVVFIPRIPLVPSDYHFNFKRLQFPVRVCYAMTINKAQGQSLKLAGVDLRHDCFSHGQFYVACSRVSSPDNLIILQPEKKTKNIVYKEFLSL; this is encoded by the exons ATGTCAAAACGAAACACATATGGATCTATTTGTGAAATTATGGCAGCCGCAGAGATATTTCCATATCGGTTTGAAGTGTATCAAGGTGATTGCATTATAGCTTCCGTTGGTGAAGCAATTCGATGTGTAAAAAGGTTACGTTTTACGGGGCATGATAATAATGGTCACTACGATGTTTATCTTTCGGTGCTTGCATCAAAAATTACAGGTAATAACTATATAAGTGGGGGTAGTGTAAAACAAAATGGAGAAAATGTGTCATTTTCGGTGCctaaaaatcaagaaaatgtgTCAATGAGTTTTTTATCGTATAAATTAATTCCTAACGTTGCTTCAtcgtgtttaaatttaaatagtgataattatgataaacaaAGTGATGAAAATGTATCATTTTTAGTGCCTCAAactcaagaaaatatattagcGGAAGTTTTACTACCTCAATTAATTCCTAACGTTGAATTACAAAGTTCAAGTGAATCAGTTATTAATGATGTGAATCTCCTTCAATCAAAtgggagaaaaaaaaggaGGAAAAGAGTCAACTATACAATTAGAAAGAGACAATTGCGACAAGCCACTTTAAATTACACTCATTGCAATTCTGATGTACATAGAAAGGCGACAAAAAAATACGCTTCTAATAACCCTCATGTTAGTCGTGCAGCTACAACTAAGTACAACGAGAAAcgattacaaattaaattaatgtctTGGACTTTGAAAGCTTTATCTGGCCTTAGTTATGAACCGAGTATTGACtatcaaaatgataaaattgtaaatcttGGGCATCGATTACCCTGTTCTTGGTGTCGTGCTTTGAAATGGAAGGATGAGGCTGAAGGAATGTGCTGTAGTGGTGGTAAAATTCAGCTTCCTACTCTTCAACGCTACCCAGAACCTTTATATAGTCTTTTAACTTATCAGCACCCAATCTCAGAACATTTTCTTTCTTCTCTTCGAAAGTATAATGGGTGCTTTCAGATGACGTCTTTTGGATCAAAAGAGGTAAAGGAGGGTAGTTTTATGCCAACATTTAAAGTGCAGGGACAAGTCTACCATAGGATAGGAAGCCTTATGGTAGAAAATAATCAACAACCATCATTTCTCCAAATATACTTTGTTGGTGATGATAATCGTGAAAGAGAAATTCGTTGTGGGATCTGTCCTGGTATTAAGCCAGAGTTAATTCACCAACTTCAAAATTTGCTTCATGAACACGATCAATACATTAAAGATTTTAAGGTTGCTATTGAATCAGTTCCTAAGGATCAGAAAGAGTTTCAGGTTATAATTAATGCTGATAAAAAGCCTCCGGGTGAACATCGAGGTCGTTTCAATGCTCAAATGGCTAAAGAAGTAGCAGTTATCATCGTtggacaaaattttgaaaagagaGATATCATCCTGAACAGCAGAGACGATAAGTTAAAGCGAATCAGTGAAATCCATCGCGCGTATGATACTTTACAATATCCTCTGATGTTCTGTCGTGGAGACGATGGCTATCACATTAATATTCCTAAGCGTGATGAAAAAACTAAGCGTCCTCTAAATAAGACCGTGTCAGCTTCTGAGTTTTACAGTTATAGAATAATGGAGCGTAATGGAGAAGAaaatcatttacttttatttcgcACTCTATTGAATCATTTTTTGGTTGATATGTATGCGAAAATTGAAACTGAACGACTTAATTGGATTCGTAACCATCAAACAAACTTACGAAGTGAAGAATACGTTCACCTTAAAGACGCTTTAACGAAAACCGACGGTCAGATAACAGAAATAGGTAAAATGGTTGTGCTGCCATCTTTTTTTACTGGTGGGCCACGATACATGCATGAACGAACTCAAGATGCTATGACTTATGTACGTCATTTCGGACGTCCAGACTTATTTATTACGTTCACTTGCAATCCAAAATGGAAAGAAATTGAAGAGCTTTTAGTTCAAGGCCAAAAATCTCACGATAGACATGACTTAATAGTAAGAATTTTTCACGTGAAAACTAAGCATATGATGAATCTTCTGACAAAAGGTTGCATTTTTGGCAAAACGAAGTGTCATATGTATACTGTGGAATGGCAGAAACGTGGACTTCCTCACATTCATATCCTTCTGTGGTTAGAAGAAAAGCTGAGACCAGAATCTATTGATAAGGTAATTAGTGCTGAACTGCCTAATCAAGATCAAGATCAAGAactatatgaaataataacaacaaatatGATTCACGGTCCATGTGGttcttttaatagaaattctCCCTGTATGGTGGATGGTTCATGCAcgaaaaaatatccaaaacatttaataaagGAAACCCAATTAGGAGAAGATGGATATCCTAAATATCGTCGGCGATCTCCTGAAGATAGTGGagtaacaacaataataaatgaaattaatatagaCAATCGATGGGTGGTACCGTATAACCCTGTCCTGTGTCGTACATTCAAAGCTCATATAAATGTTGAAGTTTGCAACTCAgtgaaatcaattaaatatatttgtaagtatataaataaggGATCTGATCAAGCAGCATTCACTGTTGGAGATCTTGATGAAGTGGCAAAGTATGAAGCAGGACGATACATTAGCACTTCTGAGGCAGTTTGGCGAATACTGAGTTTTCCTATCCACGAGAGATTCCCTCCAGTTATGCATCTTGCTGTACATTTAGAAAATGGTcaacgagttttttttaatgaaaataatatactcaATCAGATCAACAATTCCAAAACAACACTTATGGCTTTTTTTGAACTCTGTAAAGTGGACAATTttgcgaaaaaattattatattgtgaAGTTCCAGCTTATTATGTCTGGAGAAAACACCAGTTTCACAGAAGAAAACAAGGAAAAATTGTGCCAGGTTATTTAGGTATAAGAAAAGATCATGTTATAGGCAGAGTGTATACTGTCCATCCTACCAATACTGAATGTTATTACCTCCGTCTTCTTTTGCATGAAGTTCGCGGTCCAGAGTCATTTACGGCTTTAAGAACTATAAAAGAAGTAATCTATCTTACATTTCAAGAAGCTTGCAGAGTAATGGGATTGCTCGAAGACGATGCTCATTGGGATCAAACTTTAGCAGAAGTCTCAATTTCTGATTCATCTTACAAAATACGTGAATTGTTTGCTATTATGTTAGTTTTTTGCCAAGTTGGAGATCCGATTAAATTATGGGATAAATATCGAGATAATTTCACGGACGATATTAAAAGACGAATGAGTAGGAATCGCGAAAACTCTGAGTTAGATGTTGATATTGTTTACAATCAATGTTTGATTAATCTTGAAGATATGGTCATTGCTATGTCAGGTAAGACTCTTTTACAATTTGGTCTCACTTCACCATCTCGAGAACAAGAATCTGGTATTATTaatcaacaatatttaaataaattagcttATGACACTGATAAGTTAACCGAAGAAGTGATAAAAAGTGTTCCGATACTGAATAAAGAACAGAAAGAAGCATATGAATCTACATTGAATAGTGTCGTTTCTGATTCTGGACGATTGTTCTTCCTTGATGCTTCTGGTGAAACGGGAAAAACATTCTTGATTAATTTGTTGCTTGCGAAAATTAGAAGTGAAAAAAGTATTGCTATTGCTGTTGCTTCTTCAGGAATTGCGGCTTCTTTAATTGACGGAGGCAAAACAGCTCACTCGACATTTAAATTACCTCTTGAAATGAATCATTCTGATAATATTCGATGCAATATTTCTAAGCAGAGTTGTATGTCTCACGTTATCAGAGAAGCGAAACTGATAGTATGGGATGAATGCACTATGGCTCACAAAAATGCTATTGAAGCTCTCAACAGAACTCTTAAGGATATAAGAAATAGTGACCGAATAATAGGTGGAATAATTGTTGTTTTAGCTGGTGACTTCAGACAAACTATACCTGTTGTACCACGAG atatcaataaaattggaGTTAATTGCTCTTCATGGCTAAAAGAAAGAGCTATTCTGACTCCAACGAATGATTCAGCGAATAGCATTAACAACTATCTTATAGAAAAGCTATCAACTAATCAAATGAAGTATAAATCTATTGATACAGTCGTAGATGTTGATGATGCTGTCCATTATCCTGTCGAGTTCTTACATACACTCAATCCACCCGGAATACCATCTCATATTCTCAATCTTAAAATTAGAGCACCAATAATGTTACTGCGCAATTTAAATCCTCCAAAACTATGTAACGGTACCAGACtacaagtgaaaaatttacataaaaatattattgaagctACAATTTTAACAGGTAAACATAAAGGAGAAGTCGTATTTATTCCAAGAATTCCTTTGGTTCCATCTGACTACCATTTCAACTTCAAACGTCTACAATTTCCTGTTAGGGTTTGCTATGCTATGACTATCAATAAAGCGCAGGGGCAGAGTTTAAAATTAGCTGGTGTAGATTTGAGACATGATTGTTTTTCTCATGGTCAGTTTTACGTTGCATGCTCAAGAGTCAGTTCACCGGACAACTTGATTATTCTTCAACCAGAAAAAAAGACGAAAAACATTGTTTACAAGGAATTTTTAAGTTTGTAA